One Echinicola strongylocentroti DNA window includes the following coding sequences:
- a CDS encoding cation diffusion facilitator family transporter, translating to MKNPKKHWILASFVLSLLLLILKFYTYYLTGSNAILTDALESIVNVVASGFALYSIHLSSLPRDQNHPYGHGKVEFFSAGIEGVLIMLAGMFIIYQAIVGFIFPPELTSLPFGMALIGVSGLANGVLGYMLIGKGKTYDSLTLEADGRHILTDAYSSFVLILGVGIIYWTGAVVLDSILSIMFALYIIFNGYLLVRRSVAGLMDERNPASMSTVIKLLNRHRKNNWIDIHNMRVQQYGADKHIDLHLTLPYYFELTKVHDEVEGMESVLENGLSGHVEVFVHADPCIPEKCCHYCMVNNCPVRKYARTKKISWDTSNMTKNQKHYHELISDMDENEF from the coding sequence TTGAAAAATCCCAAAAAGCATTGGATCCTCGCTTCTTTTGTGCTCAGTTTACTGTTGCTTATACTGAAGTTTTATACGTATTACCTTACAGGGTCCAATGCCATCCTCACTGATGCGCTTGAAAGCATTGTTAATGTGGTCGCTTCGGGTTTTGCACTGTACAGCATCCATCTCAGCTCCTTACCACGGGACCAAAACCATCCTTATGGTCATGGTAAGGTGGAATTTTTCAGTGCTGGTATTGAAGGGGTGTTGATTATGTTGGCTGGGATGTTTATCATTTATCAGGCTATTGTTGGTTTTATTTTTCCTCCAGAACTGACTTCATTGCCTTTTGGTATGGCCTTGATTGGTGTTTCTGGGCTTGCAAACGGTGTCTTAGGCTACATGCTGATCGGTAAAGGCAAGACATATGACAGCCTGACGCTTGAGGCAGATGGGCGGCATATTTTGACAGATGCTTATAGTAGCTTTGTGCTGATTTTGGGTGTAGGAATTATCTACTGGACAGGAGCAGTGGTCCTTGATAGTATCCTTTCTATCATGTTTGCCCTTTACATCATTTTTAACGGTTACCTGCTGGTTCGCAGGTCGGTAGCAGGCTTGATGGACGAGCGTAACCCTGCATCCATGAGTACAGTGATCAAATTGCTCAACAGGCACCGTAAAAACAACTGGATAGATATCCACAATATGAGGGTTCAGCAGTATGGTGCAGATAAGCACATTGATCTTCACCTGACCCTGCCTTATTATTTTGAGTTGACAAAGGTGCATGACGAAGTGGAGGGAATGGAAAGTGTCTTGGAAAATGGGCTTTCTGGTCATGTGGAGGTGTTTGTGCATGCGGATCCTTGTATTCCTGAGAAGTGTTGCCATTATTGTATGGTGAATAATTGCCCGGTTAGGAAGTATGCCCGAACCAAGAAAATCTCATGGGATACCTCAAATATGACCAAAAACCAAAAACATTATCATGAGCTGATTAGTGATATGGATGAGAATGAATTTTGA
- a CDS encoding VOC family protein: protein MSRIITYLTFNGNCREAMRFYQACLGGTLEFQTIEESPLSVNLPSAFKKCILHATLRHGQALLLGTDMVGDNGLKKGNSVSMMIDCGSQNEIRTYLSNLSEGGLLIAPLEENYWGALVGEVQDKFGNYWLLKYQS from the coding sequence ATGAGCAGAATCATCACATACCTCACCTTTAACGGTAACTGTCGGGAAGCCATGCGATTTTACCAAGCCTGCTTGGGAGGGACACTGGAATTTCAAACCATAGAGGAGTCCCCTTTATCAGTCAACCTTCCATCGGCCTTCAAAAAATGCATCCTTCATGCCACCCTAAGACATGGGCAGGCCTTACTCCTCGGAACAGATATGGTAGGTGATAATGGATTAAAAAAAGGGAATTCGGTTTCGATGATGATCGATTGTGGCAGCCAAAATGAAATCCGTACCTATTTGTCCAACCTATCGGAAGGAGGCCTACTCATCGCTCCGCTTGAAGAAAACTACTGGGGAGCATTAGTTGGTGAAGTCCAAGATAAATTCGGCAATTACTGGCTACTCAAGTATCAATCCTAA
- a CDS encoding GlxA family transcriptional regulator, with translation MKSVSILVPESSVMEAIADPRYMFAAANQFLVAAGRKPLFEVQLVGMHREVKLGDGAFSVFPDAMCDEVKVTDLIIIPALFGDMKESIASNGDLIPWIIKQHAQGAEVASLCVGAFLLAATGLLEGKKCSTHWAYCQEFRETYPSVEVVDGSIITEECGIYSSGGANSYWNLLLYLLEKYTDRDTAILAAKYFAIDIDRDSQAVFAIFNGQKDHNDEEVKQVQEYIENHYDEKITVDQLASMVALSRRSFERRFKQMTGNTVIAYFQRVKIEAAKRSFESSRKNISEVMFDVGYTDSKAFRAVFKKITGLTPVAYRNKYHKPLVSPQGNRF, from the coding sequence ATGAAAAGCGTGTCCATATTAGTGCCAGAATCCTCTGTTATGGAGGCCATTGCCGATCCGAGATATATGTTTGCGGCGGCCAATCAGTTTTTGGTGGCCGCAGGCAGGAAACCACTTTTTGAGGTTCAGCTTGTTGGTATGCACAGGGAGGTGAAACTTGGAGATGGGGCTTTTTCCGTCTTTCCTGACGCGATGTGCGATGAAGTGAAAGTAACCGACCTGATTATCATCCCGGCACTTTTTGGTGATATGAAGGAGTCCATAGCATCCAATGGAGACTTGATCCCATGGATTATAAAACAACATGCCCAAGGAGCCGAAGTGGCATCATTGTGTGTCGGTGCATTTTTATTGGCGGCCACAGGACTTCTGGAAGGAAAGAAATGTTCCACTCATTGGGCATATTGTCAAGAATTCAGGGAGACATATCCGTCTGTAGAAGTAGTGGATGGGAGCATTATTACGGAGGAATGCGGCATTTATTCCAGTGGCGGGGCCAATTCCTACTGGAACCTATTACTGTATCTTTTAGAGAAGTATACTGACCGTGATACGGCCATTTTAGCAGCAAAGTATTTTGCCATTGATATAGACCGGGATAGCCAAGCGGTCTTTGCCATATTTAACGGACAGAAAGACCATAATGATGAAGAGGTGAAGCAGGTCCAAGAATATATTGAAAACCACTATGATGAAAAGATCACGGTAGATCAACTGGCCAGTATGGTGGCTTTGAGCAGAAGGAGTTTTGAGCGACGGTTTAAGCAAATGACTGGAAATACGGTGATAGCATATTTCCAACGTGTGAAAATAGAGGCTGCCAAGAGGAGTTTTGAATCTTCGAGAAAGAATATTTCTGAGGTGATGTTTGATGTGGGCTACACCGATTCCAAGGCCTTTAGAGCGGTCTTTAAGAAAATCACGGGATTGACACCTGTCGCTTATAGAAATAAATACCACAAGCCACTGGTGTCCCCTCAGGGAAATCGCTTTTAA
- a CDS encoding TonB-dependent receptor, protein MGKFRRTSREGLLKKLLLLSICIGLGSIAALAQTKHTIRGTLEDASTGEGLIGATVFVKELSTGGTSNVYGFYSLTIPEGEYTVTYSFVGYESVTKTISLDDDKTIDVELEPGSAELEEVVVSAEPEDANVRSTQMGVNKLDMREVESIPVVFGEKDIVKTIQLLPGIKGNEGSGGFFVRGGSADQNLILLDEAPVYNASHLLGFFSVFNSDAIKDLSIYKGHIPAEYGGRASSVLDIKMKEGNTKKFAAQGGIGLISSRATIEAPIVKDKGSFVVSGRRTYVDLFLKLSNDDDINKSTLYFYDLNAKANYKFGDRDRVFVSGYFGRDNFGYADLFGFDWGNATGTIRWNHLFNDRLFLNSTAVFSDYNYVVDISGEEDEDDGFKVTSSIRDISLKEDFEYYINPDNTLKFGAGIIRHNFVPGEISPQGDSYINAQTLQNKYAWEAAAYVSEELKVSPSLSVNGGLRYSWFAQTGPGEIFTYDQDGDVVSSETYGKGEIVETYGGLEPRLGITYMLNDETSLKASYGRNRQYLHLVSNSTSGTPIDLWIPSSNNVQPQIADQIAMGYYRNFKDNMYETSVEVYYKDMQNQVDYRTGAELVFNENVESQLLFGKGWSYGAEFLLRKNTGRLTGWVSYTISKTEREFAGVDYGEVYPASWDRPHDFSVVGIYQLNKKWNLSASFVYRSGNAVTYPIGKYEMKGEVINMYGKRNNNRMPDYNRLDIGATMKLKDNEKFSSDLNFSIYNVYARKNAYSISFRENRSDPTKTEAVKIALFSILPSVTYNFRFK, encoded by the coding sequence ATGGGGAAATTTAGGAGAACAAGCCGTGAAGGCCTGTTGAAAAAATTATTGCTTCTAAGCATCTGTATAGGGCTAGGAAGCATTGCTGCGTTGGCGCAAACAAAGCATACGATCAGGGGTACGCTGGAAGATGCTTCCACTGGTGAGGGGCTCATCGGTGCGACAGTATTTGTAAAGGAGCTTAGCACAGGAGGAACGAGTAACGTGTATGGATTTTATTCCCTTACCATTCCAGAGGGAGAATATACGGTAACGTATAGTTTTGTAGGGTACGAATCGGTAACGAAGACTATCTCACTGGATGATGATAAGACCATTGATGTGGAATTGGAGCCTGGATCTGCCGAACTGGAGGAAGTGGTGGTAAGTGCTGAACCAGAGGATGCAAATGTGCGCTCTACCCAGATGGGTGTCAATAAACTGGACATGCGGGAAGTGGAGTCGATTCCGGTGGTATTTGGAGAAAAAGATATCGTAAAGACCATCCAGCTGCTTCCAGGCATCAAAGGCAATGAAGGAAGTGGTGGGTTCTTTGTCCGTGGAGGAAGTGCTGACCAGAACCTGATTTTGCTGGATGAGGCACCCGTATATAATGCCTCCCATTTACTGGGCTTTTTCTCGGTATTCAATTCGGATGCGATCAAGGACCTTTCGATCTACAAAGGTCACATCCCCGCAGAATATGGCGGACGGGCCTCTTCTGTTTTGGATATCAAAATGAAAGAGGGAAACACCAAGAAGTTTGCCGCACAGGGCGGGATAGGCTTGATTTCCAGCCGTGCCACCATTGAGGCTCCGATAGTGAAGGACAAGGGATCATTTGTGGTCTCAGGCAGAAGGACGTATGTAGACCTGTTTTTGAAGCTATCCAATGATGATGATATCAATAAATCCACCTTGTATTTTTATGACCTGAATGCCAAGGCCAATTATAAATTTGGCGATCGTGACCGGGTGTTTGTATCAGGATATTTTGGTAGGGATAATTTTGGCTATGCAGATCTGTTTGGATTTGACTGGGGCAATGCCACGGGGACTATCCGCTGGAACCACCTCTTTAATGACCGGCTTTTTCTAAACTCCACTGCGGTATTTAGTGACTATAATTACGTGGTGGATATTTCTGGAGAAGAAGATGAGGATGATGGCTTTAAGGTGACGTCTTCGATCAGGGACATCAGTCTAAAGGAAGACTTTGAGTATTACATCAATCCAGACAATACTTTGAAATTTGGAGCGGGAATTATCCGTCATAATTTCGTCCCAGGGGAGATTTCGCCGCAAGGAGATAGTTATATCAATGCTCAGACATTGCAGAATAAATACGCTTGGGAAGCAGCGGCCTATGTCTCGGAGGAGCTGAAAGTTTCGCCTTCACTGAGTGTCAATGGCGGTCTCCGCTATTCGTGGTTTGCCCAAACGGGGCCAGGTGAGATATTTACCTATGACCAAGACGGTGATGTGGTGAGCTCCGAAACTTATGGCAAAGGGGAGATAGTGGAGACTTATGGAGGACTGGAGCCTCGACTGGGGATTACTTATATGCTAAATGACGAAACCTCCCTCAAGGCTTCCTATGGGAGAAATAGACAGTACCTGCATCTCGTGTCCAATTCCACTTCAGGCACTCCCATAGATCTATGGATTCCCAGTAGCAACAATGTGCAGCCGCAGATAGCTGACCAGATTGCCATGGGATACTACAGGAATTTTAAGGATAATATGTATGAAACCTCCGTGGAGGTCTACTACAAGGACATGCAAAACCAAGTGGACTACCGTACCGGTGCCGAATTGGTTTTCAATGAAAATGTGGAGTCACAATTGCTTTTTGGGAAAGGTTGGTCTTATGGAGCCGAGTTTCTCCTGCGCAAAAACACCGGAAGGCTGACGGGCTGGGTGAGTTATACCATCTCCAAGACAGAGCGGGAATTTGCAGGAGTCGATTATGGAGAAGTCTATCCAGCCAGCTGGGACAGGCCACATGATTTTTCAGTGGTGGGGATTTACCAACTAAACAAAAAATGGAACCTTTCTGCTTCATTTGTCTATCGCTCAGGCAATGCGGTGACCTATCCGATAGGAAAGTATGAAATGAAAGGAGAAGTGATCAATATGTACGGTAAGCGAAATAATAATCGAATGCCAGATTACAATAGACTGGACATCGGCGCCACGATGAAGCTTAAGGATAACGAGAAGTTTAGCTCTGACCTGAACTTCTCCATTTATAATGTTTATGCCAGAAAGAATGCCTATTCCATTTCGTTCCGCGAAAACAGAAGTGATCCGACGAAAACCGAGGCTGTAAAGATCGCCCTCTTCAGCATTTTGCCTTCAGTAACCTATAATTTTAGATTTAAATGA
- a CDS encoding DUF4249 domain-containing protein, with translation MKKYIGLILLLSITLMGCEDVIELDLDEGEARIAIEGIVTDQPGPYTVTITESVGFYEDNVFPAISGAHVEISDDQGNTEVLVETEEGEYQTTDLQGQRGVTYTLTVEHENQTYTAQSRMPAEQVLIDSLGFRFEEESLLYDEGYYFKAYFRDPPGLGDNYSFNVFVNGEVYVFDFDGDMIEDDNFWLYNDKFTDGNAQDYDFPHTLEEGDDVYVELRHLDKSTYDYYRMLVDVIDGGGIAPSNPISNFGDTALGYFGAFSVSSIEGTVEE, from the coding sequence ATGAAAAAATATATCGGATTAATCTTATTGCTGTCCATTACCTTGATGGGGTGTGAGGACGTGATCGAGCTGGACCTTGATGAAGGAGAGGCCCGAATAGCTATAGAGGGAATCGTTACCGATCAGCCTGGCCCATATACGGTGACCATAACCGAATCAGTAGGTTTTTATGAAGACAATGTTTTTCCTGCGATTAGTGGAGCCCATGTGGAGATATCGGATGATCAGGGGAATACAGAGGTGTTAGTGGAAACCGAAGAAGGGGAGTACCAGACAACTGATCTTCAAGGCCAAAGAGGCGTGACATATACACTTACTGTGGAGCACGAAAACCAGACCTACACCGCCCAAAGCCGTATGCCAGCGGAACAGGTATTGATTGACTCCCTGGGTTTCCGGTTTGAAGAAGAGTCGCTACTTTATGATGAGGGATACTATTTTAAGGCTTATTTTAGGGATCCTCCCGGTTTAGGGGATAACTATAGTTTCAATGTCTTTGTCAATGGAGAGGTGTACGTCTTTGATTTTGATGGTGACATGATCGAAGATGATAATTTTTGGCTTTATAATGACAAATTCACTGATGGGAATGCCCAAGATTATGATTTCCCACATACCCTTGAGGAGGGTGATGACGTTTATGTGGAATTAAGGCATTTGGATAAGTCCACTTATGATTACTATCGCATGCTTGTGGATGTCATCGATGGCGGGGGGATAGCCCCTTCCAATCCTATTTCCAACTTTGGTGACACGGCCTTGGGGTACTTCGGGGCTTTTTCGGTCAGTAGTATAGAGGGAACGGTAGAAGAATAG
- a CDS encoding toxin-antitoxin system YwqK family antitoxin: MKIYIMIIVVFFAMERTIAQQDTTWFDSDWKETDKGGASFYRPTPQPKDEGYWMVDYFASGAKQMEGLSLSQDQEVFEGTVEWYHENGQLKQKANYEMGVLIGEFVTYYNGKAYATAQYVDGRVSNGKLLTFIESYQCYRLLEYQDGNPIHEKLFLEMPEKGMIEDSRMVKGESGNILKINYFDGKGNALGELQMDADNTQDISTYDGVQVNYFYDPLMKKREVSYKHGIFQKGTVWYPSGGIREKIHVDNDTVYTVYFDEEGIELGELVGRQEAGEGWYGLHGVPINGTRINFTESYFHESPSILDIEEFRNGNVIERKEFQENGNLLSVNIYGEKGLEKTVSYDEEGHVEHELVYKGGEPFEGTMVDQQKNVTTTYVQGELTEQISYYGDGAKFESREGDESVFYDRKGDIIGKLTYKEDENGKKKPYNGTFYQLNYKGKLYIEEDYTNGDRSRYAFYNSSIEKGRNSKESETFYDEKGTKTRYKFYYKNGALREDITYARGYEKKDAKFYDNEGDLLGEMAYLPKKHGTEYEFFSDTSVVRHIKKYDESGELVYKKSYAENYTRRDENGNYPMFLEEEIDYNGKARFYDQDGGQLGEAVYKDGAPWTGVVKKGTVYEYRLIPYQFGQKQGEEKLFLNPEGGVPKLIERTSYAEGNRQGKRFTYYRNGQPESEETYSRGRLDGECVYYKKEGGVRNEIVYTAGEPTDGLLVSSDYPGHTKKSFYKSGDLLKIEVWQDKQLLKQMETDDNQLRATVYDTTGIETVIFKVSDVENKTGEVIYNRGDGVVEKGVFKDGLPVSGTFYLSEFMAGYQNSKWDENIAKIKLETTDEEYRVSALNEGGEVLFSVTEMKGLESSYYFEKVLDPYSFYYNVMPEF, translated from the coding sequence ATGAAGATTTATATAATGATTATCGTGGTTTTTTTTGCCATGGAACGAACCATTGCCCAACAAGATACTACATGGTTTGACAGTGATTGGAAGGAGACGGATAAGGGCGGTGCGTCTTTTTATCGTCCCACCCCCCAACCAAAAGACGAAGGATACTGGATGGTGGATTACTTCGCCTCTGGAGCCAAGCAGATGGAGGGGCTTTCCCTGTCACAAGATCAGGAGGTCTTTGAAGGTACTGTCGAGTGGTACCATGAAAATGGCCAGTTAAAGCAGAAGGCCAATTATGAAATGGGAGTGCTGATTGGGGAATTTGTCACCTACTATAACGGAAAAGCATACGCTACTGCCCAGTATGTGGATGGAAGGGTGTCCAATGGAAAACTACTCACCTTTATCGAGTCCTATCAGTGTTACCGACTTTTGGAATATCAAGATGGTAATCCCATCCACGAAAAGTTGTTTTTGGAAATGCCAGAGAAAGGGATGATTGAGGATAGCCGAATGGTGAAAGGTGAGTCTGGAAATATTTTGAAGATAAATTATTTTGACGGTAAGGGGAATGCCTTGGGTGAGCTTCAGATGGATGCTGATAATACCCAGGATATATCTACTTACGATGGGGTTCAGGTAAACTACTTCTATGATCCTCTAATGAAGAAAAGAGAAGTTTCTTATAAGCATGGAATATTCCAAAAAGGAACAGTGTGGTATCCATCAGGCGGAATCCGGGAAAAGATTCATGTAGATAATGATACGGTTTATACCGTCTATTTTGATGAGGAAGGAATAGAGCTTGGAGAGCTTGTAGGTAGGCAAGAGGCCGGAGAAGGATGGTATGGCCTACATGGTGTTCCTATAAATGGAACCCGGATCAATTTTACGGAGTCCTACTTTCATGAATCACCATCTATTCTAGATATCGAGGAGTTCCGAAATGGAAATGTCATCGAAAGAAAGGAATTTCAAGAAAACGGAAATTTACTGTCGGTGAATATTTATGGTGAGAAGGGGTTGGAAAAGACAGTGTCCTATGATGAAGAAGGGCATGTAGAACATGAGTTGGTCTATAAAGGCGGGGAGCCCTTTGAAGGGACTATGGTGGACCAACAGAAAAATGTGACAACCACCTATGTCCAGGGAGAATTGACCGAACAAATCAGCTACTATGGTGACGGTGCCAAATTTGAAAGTCGGGAAGGCGATGAGAGTGTTTTTTACGATCGAAAAGGAGATATCATAGGTAAGCTGACTTATAAAGAGGATGAAAATGGTAAGAAGAAACCCTATAACGGCACGTTTTATCAATTGAATTACAAAGGAAAACTGTATATAGAAGAAGATTATACTAATGGGGATCGGTCCAGGTATGCTTTCTATAATTCTTCCATTGAGAAGGGTAGGAATTCTAAAGAATCAGAAACATTCTATGATGAAAAGGGCACTAAGACCCGTTATAAATTCTATTATAAAAATGGTGCTTTGAGGGAAGATATCACGTACGCCCGCGGTTATGAAAAGAAGGATGCCAAATTTTATGATAACGAAGGGGATTTACTAGGAGAAATGGCATATCTCCCCAAGAAGCATGGTACTGAATACGAGTTTTTTTCTGATACCAGTGTGGTACGACATATTAAGAAATACGATGAAAGCGGAGAGTTGGTATATAAAAAGAGTTATGCTGAAAATTATACCAGAAGAGATGAGAACGGAAACTATCCAATGTTTCTTGAAGAGGAGATCGATTATAATGGAAAGGCCCGCTTTTATGATCAAGACGGAGGACAGCTAGGGGAAGCAGTCTACAAAGATGGAGCACCGTGGACGGGGGTCGTAAAAAAAGGTACCGTGTATGAATATAGGTTGATACCTTACCAGTTTGGGCAAAAGCAAGGTGAAGAGAAGTTGTTTTTAAATCCGGAAGGTGGTGTGCCCAAGCTGATTGAAAGAACAAGTTATGCAGAAGGTAACCGCCAAGGCAAGCGTTTCACCTACTATCGGAATGGTCAACCCGAAAGCGAGGAAACGTATTCCCGAGGTAGACTGGATGGTGAATGTGTGTATTACAAAAAGGAGGGAGGAGTACGTAATGAAATAGTATATACAGCTGGTGAACCCACAGATGGCTTGCTGGTGTCTTCTGATTACCCAGGGCATACCAAGAAATCATTTTATAAGTCAGGGGATCTTCTGAAAATAGAAGTATGGCAGGATAAGCAGCTGCTTAAGCAGATGGAGACTGATGATAATCAATTACGTGCTACCGTATATGATACTACAGGTATTGAAACGGTAATTTTCAAGGTCTCTGATGTAGAAAATAAGACCGGTGAGGTGATTTATAACCGAGGAGACGGGGTTGTAGAAAAAGGCGTGTTTAAAGATGGCCTGCCAGTGAGCGGTACTTTTTATCTTTCTGAGTTTATGGCTGGCTATCAAAACTCCAAGTGGGATGAGAATATTGCCAAAATAAAACTAGAGACGACTGATGAAGAGTATCGAGTAAGTGCACTGAATGAAGGTGGAGAAGTGCTTTTCTCAGTCACGGAAATGAAGGGCTTAGAAAGTTCTTATTATTTTGAAAAGGTACTGGATCCGTATTCGTTTTATTATAATGTGATGCCGGAGTTTTAA
- a CDS encoding Crp/Fnr family transcriptional regulator — MAIPIRPNNDSYMDFNFHEHIINNYPTESIGKVREMVIKKNDYIYDPSSKHSYLYEILEGAVKLGSYKEDGEEFTFDVVFKNDFFGDLKYLNSQFFEHSKALIDTRVRVYDREFFKQMVIQKPHVSEWFISYVVKRWCSAEKKLKKLNEKRASERLIFLNSFFDIQVMDIHNTPYSLLDLLTQKDLGDMMGMTRQTVANISRGLFQEI, encoded by the coding sequence ATGGCCATACCTATACGACCCAATAATGATTCATACATGGATTTCAATTTTCATGAACATATCATCAATAACTATCCAACTGAGTCCATTGGAAAAGTAAGGGAGATGGTCATAAAAAAAAATGATTATATCTATGATCCCTCTTCCAAGCATTCGTATCTATATGAGATTTTGGAAGGTGCCGTGAAGTTAGGGAGTTATAAAGAGGACGGAGAGGAGTTTACTTTTGATGTGGTGTTCAAGAATGATTTTTTTGGTGATCTAAAATATTTAAATAGCCAGTTTTTTGAACATTCCAAAGCATTGATAGACACAAGGGTTAGGGTTTATGATCGGGAATTTTTCAAACAGATGGTAATACAAAAGCCACATGTCTCCGAATGGTTTATTTCATACGTGGTAAAAAGGTGGTGCAGTGCCGAAAAGAAGTTGAAAAAACTCAATGAGAAAAGAGCAAGTGAAAGATTGATTTTCCTGAATTCATTCTTTGACATCCAAGTCATGGATATCCATAATACCCCCTATTCGTTGTTAGACCTGCTTACCCAAAAGGACTTGGGAGACATGATGGGAATGACCAGGCAGACGGTGGCCAATATATCCCGTGGTCTTTTTCAAGAAATATAA